A single Nocardioides bizhenqiangii DNA region contains:
- the sucB gene encoding 2-oxoglutarate dehydrogenase, E2 component, dihydrolipoamide succinyltransferase, translating into MATEVNLPALGESVTEGTVTRWLKQVGDSVAVDEALLEVSTDKVDTEIPSPVAGTLLEIKAEEDETVEVGAVLAVIGDEGEGSGGGESPEEGSSEESAPEAEAEPEPEPQEPEQASEQESEPEQTEQESEPEKPAAEESGGSGGSGGSGESTPVTLPALGESVTEGTVTRWLKKVGDDVAVDEPLLEVSTDKVDTEIPSPVAGTLLEIKVEEDETVEVGAELALIGSGSPAESQSEPEPEKEPEPEKKPEPEAEKEPEPEKEPEPEKEPEPQKEPEAEKEPEAAKEAPAADAGGTDRPGYVTPLVRKLAAQHGVDLGSVKGSGVGGRIRKQDVIDAAEAQKPAAAAPAATSAPAASSAPAQRSSTPSPLRGQTVKVSRLRKIIAQRMVESVQISAQLTQVVEVDVTNIARMREATKEDFLAREGVKLSYLPFFAKAAIDSLKQHPSLNATLDLEAGEVTYHDRENIAFAVDTEKGLLTPVVKDAGDLSVSGLAKKIADVAGRTRANKIGPDELSGGTFTITNLGSVGALWDTPIINQPQVAILGPGTVVKRPVVIDDEDLGETIAVRHMVYLALTYDHRLVDGADAGRFLQEVKSRLEAAQFEV; encoded by the coding sequence ATGGCCACCGAAGTCAACCTCCCCGCACTCGGCGAGTCCGTCACCGAAGGCACTGTCACCCGCTGGCTCAAGCAGGTCGGCGACTCCGTTGCCGTGGACGAGGCGCTCCTCGAGGTCTCCACCGACAAGGTCGACACCGAGATCCCGTCGCCGGTCGCGGGCACCCTGCTCGAGATCAAGGCCGAGGAGGACGAGACGGTCGAGGTCGGCGCCGTGCTCGCTGTGATCGGTGACGAGGGCGAGGGCTCGGGTGGAGGCGAGTCGCCGGAGGAAGGTTCGTCCGAGGAGTCCGCACCGGAGGCCGAGGCGGAGCCCGAGCCGGAGCCGCAGGAGCCGGAACAAGCCTCCGAGCAGGAGTCCGAGCCGGAGCAGACCGAGCAGGAGTCCGAGCCGGAGAAGCCGGCCGCCGAGGAGTCGGGGGGATCCGGCGGCTCGGGCGGCTCGGGCGAGAGCACGCCGGTCACGCTCCCAGCACTCGGCGAGTCGGTCACCGAGGGCACCGTCACCCGCTGGCTGAAGAAGGTCGGCGACGACGTCGCCGTCGACGAGCCGCTGCTCGAGGTGTCCACCGACAAGGTCGACACCGAGATCCCGTCCCCCGTCGCCGGCACCCTGCTCGAGATCAAGGTCGAGGAGGACGAGACGGTCGAGGTCGGCGCCGAGCTCGCCCTCATCGGATCCGGTTCGCCGGCGGAGTCCCAGTCCGAGCCCGAGCCCGAGAAGGAGCCGGAGCCTGAGAAGAAGCCGGAGCCGGAGGCGGAGAAGGAACCGGAGCCCGAGAAGGAGCCGGAGCCGGAGAAGGAACCGGAGCCCCAGAAGGAGCCCGAGGCCGAGAAGGAGCCCGAGGCTGCCAAGGAGGCCCCGGCGGCGGACGCCGGCGGCACCGACCGTCCCGGCTACGTCACTCCGCTGGTGCGGAAGCTCGCGGCCCAGCACGGTGTCGACCTCGGGTCGGTCAAGGGATCCGGCGTCGGCGGGCGGATCCGCAAGCAGGACGTCATCGACGCCGCTGAGGCACAGAAGCCCGCCGCGGCCGCGCCGGCTGCGACGTCCGCACCGGCTGCGTCCTCGGCGCCCGCGCAGAGGTCGTCCACGCCGTCCCCGTTGCGCGGTCAGACCGTCAAGGTCAGCCGGCTGCGCAAGATCATCGCCCAGCGGATGGTCGAGTCGGTGCAGATCTCGGCCCAGCTCACCCAGGTGGTCGAGGTCGACGTCACCAACATCGCCCGGATGAGGGAGGCCACGAAGGAGGACTTCCTCGCCCGCGAGGGTGTGAAGCTGTCCTACCTGCCATTCTTCGCCAAGGCTGCGATCGACTCGCTCAAGCAGCACCCGTCGCTCAACGCCACCCTCGACCTCGAGGCCGGCGAGGTGACCTACCACGACCGCGAGAACATCGCGTTCGCCGTGGACACCGAGAAGGGCCTGCTCACGCCGGTCGTCAAGGATGCCGGCGACCTGTCGGTGTCCGGGCTGGCGAAGAAGATCGCCGACGTCGCCGGCCGCACCCGCGCCAACAAGATCGGGCCGGACGAGCTCTCCGGCGGCACCTTCACGATCACGAACCTCGGCAGCGTCGGCGCCCTCTGGGACACGCCGATCATCAACCAGCCGCAGGTCGCGATCCTCGGTCCCGGCACCGTGGTCAAGCGCCCGGTCGTCATCGACGACGAAGACCTCGGCGAGACGATCGCCGTCCGCCACATGGTCTACCTCGCGCTGACCTACGACCACCGGCTGGTCGACGGCGCCGACGCCGGCCGCTTCCTCCAGGAGGTCAAGAGCCGGCTCGAGGCCGCGCAGTTCGAGGTCTGA